The Festucalex cinctus isolate MCC-2025b chromosome 16, RoL_Fcin_1.0, whole genome shotgun sequence sequence cattttgcaacaattagcattataagcgagctaagtttcatcagttttcacaaatctattgaaaattctaagtaattgagcttttttcctagatggccctggttgatctcctttgctctgctgccacctgctggccgtttgtgtaataactaccatttctgcaaccgttctttgcagttgagaggctgcatcgaagccttctgtatgctctagcataaaataaaaaaaaacgtataaatatgtctttgggacacttaaaacacacacaaaaaaacgtatttacacgttattgggagcaaatgagttaaataggtTCATATTAACTTGCCATTAAACATGTGTACTGAAGTATAAAATCATATGTATACTGTAATGCTGACTTTAACTCGTAATGTTCAATTTGAACTCAGGTAATATAACGTAATATATATTATCATTTTTAATTCGATGGTGGCGCTAGTAGTAAATCTCAAACACGTTGCGTATATTGTTACCTTCTCAGCTGGTGTCGAACGTGTCCGTGGTgattttgtacatcctggagaTTGCCTGCCTGCTGCTGTCCGTGCTCGGCGTGTTCGGGGCCTGCACGGGGAGGAGGTGGTGTTTGATTCTGGTAATTAGAATATTCACTCTCGCCATAACAATGAACGaggggggtgtgtagactttttatttctttattacttTGTGACTTTCCCTGTGCAGTTTGCAGCCGGGATGGCAGCAGCTAGTCAAACAATCATCGTCAAAACAGCACTAAGCTACCAAGACATTTACGAGGTAGACTACAAACTTATTGTGAGTTCATTTTCAAGCCAACTTAAGAGGCTCTCTTTAGACAGGGGTGGCAAGAGAGGAGTCCAAGTTGCTGTCCATGATGCCTCTGAGTGCCACCAGCAAAGTCAACAGGACTTTACTTCATAGTATTCAAGCACATGTAAGCATGTACCTTTCATCATCGATACAGTATATTGCCATTTCTATAAATAAATGGAGTGCACTGtgcgtgtgtgcttgtgtgtgctcaCCAGTTTAAATGTTGTGGGCTCATTGAAGGCTACAAAGACTGGGGCACAGCCATCCCCGCTTCTTGTCATTGTCAGTCGCCGGGGAAATGCgtgagtatccctttaagatatacatttacagtatatactgtacagtatgcaggcctgcaaaagaaaaaagaaaaagaaattggAATTAAGATTCGTTTACTCCATTTAATAGAGTCAACATTTCAAGGGATGCACATTGGaaaagaaactatttaaaataagatatgatttataaattaattattattttttcttcattataCTATTTCAacttatacatttttaaaatttatttccaTGCATAAATCATCAAGGCATGGGCATTTGAatgataatattaatattaataataataataataataataataataataagagaaTTGTTAGttgcatatatataaaaaagtagaaaataaaaatcaacaatcAATATAATTATCTAATCAAAGTCAAGAAATTAACaagactttattttttaaattaaatactgtaaatatatatttgaatttattttaatttttaatgatatatattttttctacaaatgtcataaaattgacaaatatttaaaaaaatgttttaaatgtaaaataacagtcgtaaaaaacattttccaaaacaaaatatttatccaaatatttttagaaaaaaaaaatattaagcatGTCATCATGAGAtgggaaaattattattttttttttaaagttactacTAATCCATCCATTTAAAGATTTTAAACTCAATACAACAACATAGTGTAGCATAAAAGGTATCAAagttacacacatgcacacacacaccaaaagccCAAGATACTAAAAGGAAAAACTGACAACTTCACCTGTATGTGAATCCTCACTCATTTCGTAGTAAATTCATCAgttaaacattttaaagaaaCTTATTTCAGCTCCAAAccatccagcaccaacaaactTGCCTGTACTCTCTTCCTGTTTACATTCTTCTTTGGTTACTGTGTGGAGGCACATATGAGCTGGGTCTGACGTAACAGCGCCCTCTGTTGATTTCTAGAAGCACTGCCACCGTTATtagcctacctttttttttttcttatcagaTACGACTGCGAGGCAGCGCTACACTGGGGGCTCCAAAGAACCAATATGTCTATCAg is a genomic window containing:
- the LOC144002993 gene encoding tetraspanin-8-like — encoded protein: MAAASQTIIVKTALSYQDIYETGVAREESKLLSMMPLSATSKVNRTLLHSIQAHFKCCGLIEGYKDWGTAIPASCHCQSPGKCIRLRGSATLGAPKNQYVYQEACLPIYVSALKRAFSLAMGIKFGSGVFWAVLLVMSLKLMVQMKRKQEFMALLQSNRYVPGAF